One Mixta gaviniae genomic window carries:
- the rhaM gene encoding L-rhamnose mutarotase has protein sequence MLRKAFVMQVYPHCHEAYQQRHSPIWPELEQTLKAHGAHRYSIFLDEQRSLLFACVEIESESRWEAVAQTEVCQRWWASMRELMPANPDNSPVSQPLKQVFYLE, from the coding sequence ATGTTGCGTAAAGCTTTTGTGATGCAGGTCTATCCGCACTGCCATGAAGCCTATCAGCAGCGGCATTCGCCCATCTGGCCGGAGCTGGAGCAAACGCTGAAGGCGCACGGCGCGCATCGCTACAGCATCTTCCTTGATGAGCAGCGCAGCCTGCTGTTCGCCTGCGTGGAGATAGAATCGGAGTCGCGCTGGGAAGCGGTGGCGCAAACCGAGGTATGCCAGCGCTGGTGGGCCTCCATGCGCGAACTGATGCCGGCGAATCCAGATAACAGCCCGGTAAGCCAGCCGCTAAAACAGGTTTTTTATCTGGAATAG
- a CDS encoding glycoside hydrolase family 28 protein: MLISLDDYHPIADGQTPDTLCFQRALDDIASRGGGTLYIPPGPYLIGSLALPANLTLHLAAGATLLASSRPEDYTHPAQSQAECSTRALLYASGKSNIVIEGKGRIDGNAAAWFAVGADSQGYRLPLPNRPRMLVLEACRQVTLQDFTIEQAPMWTVHLVGCEQVRISRLCIDNDLTMANTDALDIDSCRYVHISDSYFSAADDGICIKTTRKPAPLRGPARHITITGVILRSNSCALKIGTETHDDIEDVVVTGCTILDSNRGIGLLSRDGGRFRRIAFSHITFTCRYGPPVHWGKADPVFISVRPRHADVVPGDIAWVTFSHLTGTMHGAINLHCEIPGALRHISFSHLLIDQLDSAHPDQSGYDIRPPCNPANPGGMGMDNAYAINPATQRPWGVEPWPEGMPGFYASGVTGLRLSELHIQRPDPLPPGWHPQPIVKRDCSDAPDVSV; this comes from the coding sequence ATGCTGATCTCCCTTGACGACTATCATCCCATTGCGGATGGTCAAACCCCTGATACCCTCTGTTTTCAACGTGCGCTCGACGATATCGCCTCGCGCGGCGGCGGCACGCTCTATATTCCTCCCGGGCCCTACCTGATCGGATCGCTGGCGCTGCCGGCCAATCTGACGCTGCACCTTGCGGCAGGCGCCACGCTGCTGGCCAGCTCCCGGCCGGAAGATTACACCCATCCGGCGCAAAGCCAGGCGGAATGCTCGACGCGCGCGCTGCTCTACGCCAGCGGCAAAAGCAATATTGTTATCGAAGGAAAAGGGCGTATCGACGGCAATGCCGCCGCCTGGTTCGCCGTCGGGGCGGACAGTCAGGGCTACCGGCTGCCGCTGCCCAATCGGCCGCGCATGCTGGTGCTGGAGGCGTGCCGTCAGGTTACGCTACAGGATTTCACCATCGAGCAGGCACCGATGTGGACGGTGCATCTGGTGGGCTGCGAGCAAGTGCGCATCAGCCGTTTGTGCATCGATAACGACCTCACCATGGCCAATACCGACGCGCTGGATATCGACAGTTGCCGCTACGTGCATATCAGCGACAGCTATTTCAGCGCCGCAGACGACGGCATCTGCATTAAAACCACGCGCAAGCCTGCGCCGCTGCGCGGTCCCGCAAGGCATATCACCATCACCGGCGTGATCCTGCGTTCCAACAGCTGCGCGTTGAAAATCGGCACCGAAACCCATGACGATATTGAAGATGTGGTGGTGACCGGCTGCACCATCCTCGATTCCAACCGCGGCATCGGCCTGCTGAGCCGCGATGGCGGCCGCTTCCGACGCATCGCCTTTAGCCATATCACCTTTACTTGCCGCTACGGGCCGCCGGTTCACTGGGGAAAGGCAGATCCGGTATTTATCTCCGTCCGGCCGCGCCATGCCGACGTGGTGCCCGGCGATATCGCCTGGGTCACTTTCAGCCATCTGACCGGGACGATGCATGGCGCCATCAATCTGCACTGCGAAATCCCCGGCGCGCTGCGCCATATCAGCTTCAGCCATCTGCTGATCGATCAGCTCGACAGCGCGCATCCGGACCAGAGCGGGTATGACATACGGCCGCCCTGCAATCCGGCTAATCCTGGCGGCATGGGGATGGACAACGCCTATGCCATCAATCCCGCCACCCAACGGCCGTGGGGCGTAGAGCCGTGGCCGGAGGGGATGCCGGGCTTCTACGCCAGTGGCGTAACGGGGCTGCGTCTGAGTGAGCTGCATATTCAGCGGCCCGATCCGCTGCCGCCGGGCTGGCATCCGCAGCCGATCGTTAAGCGGGACTGCAGCGACGCGCCGGACGTTTCGGTGTGA
- a CDS encoding MFS transporter: MNRTTLGRAGLIVLLAGQLLPMIDFSIVNVALDAMSASLRASAIELALIVAIYGIAFAVCLAMGSRLGDNFGRRKIFICGVWLFAIASLLCGVATDVRTLLLARALQGVGAALVVPQILATLHVTLQGRAHARAIGLYGGIGGLAFIIGQVMGGFLIGANVAGYGWRSVFLINLPVCLAILLTARRFIPETRNPQPLPLDIAGTLLLAGATGSLMVALALGPVLHWTWPCLLLLALFPLLLLQLWRTELALEKHGGAPLLPPLLLRLPSMRFGISLAVLFFSCWSGFMFAVALTLQSGAGMSAFSSGNAFIALGVAYFLVSICSTRIVERLGKRATLLLGCAIQMSGLLLLMATFYYGWASIGVLTLMPATLVIGGGQALIVSTFYRIGMADVPRDYAGAGSATLSTVQQAAFGMGPMALGSVFTQMLLQGDYRHAVLATLAVEWLLMLALAARTLWSRRTFAVAACRQTAAPQE, from the coding sequence ATGAACAGAACCACGTTGGGACGGGCCGGGCTGATTGTGCTGCTGGCGGGGCAGCTGCTGCCGATGATCGATTTCTCCATTGTTAATGTTGCCCTTGACGCTATGTCTGCCAGCCTGCGGGCGTCGGCTATAGAGCTGGCGCTGATCGTAGCGATTTACGGCATCGCGTTTGCCGTCTGCCTGGCGATGGGCAGCCGGCTGGGAGACAACTTTGGTCGCCGCAAGATTTTTATCTGCGGCGTATGGCTGTTTGCCATCGCTTCGCTGCTGTGCGGCGTGGCGACCGATGTGCGCACGCTGCTGCTGGCGCGCGCGCTGCAGGGCGTGGGCGCGGCGCTGGTGGTGCCGCAAATCCTCGCCACGCTGCACGTAACGCTGCAGGGCCGCGCACACGCCCGCGCTATCGGGTTGTATGGCGGCATCGGCGGGCTGGCGTTTATTATCGGTCAGGTGATGGGCGGCTTTCTTATCGGCGCGAACGTGGCAGGCTACGGCTGGCGCAGCGTGTTTCTTATCAACCTGCCGGTCTGCCTGGCGATCCTGCTGACGGCGCGTCGCTTTATTCCGGAAACCCGCAATCCGCAGCCGCTGCCGCTGGATATCGCCGGCACCCTGCTGCTGGCGGGCGCGACGGGCAGCTTAATGGTGGCGCTGGCATTGGGGCCGGTGCTGCACTGGACCTGGCCATGCCTGTTGCTGCTGGCGCTGTTTCCGCTGCTGCTGCTGCAGCTGTGGCGCACCGAGCTGGCGCTGGAAAAACACGGCGGCGCGCCGCTCCTGCCGCCGCTGCTGCTGCGCCTGCCCAGCATGCGCTTCGGCATCAGCCTGGCGGTGCTGTTCTTCAGCTGCTGGAGCGGCTTTATGTTCGCCGTGGCGCTGACGCTGCAGTCGGGCGCGGGCATGAGCGCCTTTTCCTCCGGCAACGCCTTTATCGCCCTCGGCGTCGCCTATTTCCTGGTGTCAATCTGCTCGACGCGCATTGTCGAGCGTCTGGGCAAACGCGCAACCCTGCTGCTGGGCTGCGCCATTCAGATGAGCGGCCTGCTGCTGCTAATGGCGACCTTCTATTACGGCTGGGCATCGATCGGCGTGCTGACCCTGATGCCCGCCACGCTGGTGATCGGTGGCGGACAGGCGCTGATCGTCAGTACTTTTTACCGTATCGGCATGGCCGATGTGCCGCGCGACTATGCCGGCGCCGGCAGCGCCACGCTGTCGACGGTGCAACAGGCTGCTTTCGGCATGGGCCCGATGGCGCTGGGATCGGTGTTTACCCAGATGCTGCTGCAGGGCGACTATCGCCACGCGGTGCTGGCGACGCTGGCGGTGGAGTGGCTGCTGATGCTGGCGCTGGCGGCGCGCACCCTGTGGTCGCGCCGTACCTTCGCTGTAGCCGCCTGCCGGCAAACGGCTGCGCCGCAGGAATAA
- a CDS encoding helix-turn-helix domain-containing protein → MRSDAFIHDLIDWIDNNIEGRLDLDTVSERAGYSKWHLQRMFKEHTGYPLGEYIRSQKLKKSADRLTTSNEPILNVAISLGFDSQQSFNRSFKRQFGKAPGAWRRSVVQQHGKSLQS, encoded by the coding sequence ATGAGAAGTGACGCCTTTATTCACGATTTAATCGACTGGATTGACAACAATATCGAAGGCAGGCTGGATCTCGATACGGTATCCGAACGTGCCGGCTATTCCAAATGGCACCTGCAGCGGATGTTTAAAGAGCATACCGGCTATCCGCTGGGCGAATATATTCGTTCACAGAAGCTGAAAAAATCGGCCGACCGCCTGACGACCAGCAACGAACCGATCCTGAACGTCGCTATCTCGCTCGGCTTTGATTCGCAACAGTCGTTCAACCGCAGCTTTAAACGCCAGTTCGGCAAAGCGCCGGGCGCATGGCGTCGCAGCGTTGTTCAGCAGCACGGTAAATCACTGCAGAGCTGA
- a CDS encoding ribonuclease domain-containing protein: protein MSKKLWIGLIFVLVAAFIGLRPHLNPHPPAAPTAVAKGDISALTADRQVAGYLRQHQRLPDYYLTKAQARRQGWEPAKGNLCQALPGRAIGGDRFANREGGLPARAGRSWYEADVNYRCGRRSSDRLLYSSDGLIYLTTDHYRTFQRLE from the coding sequence ATGTCTAAAAAACTCTGGATCGGCCTGATTTTTGTGCTGGTCGCCGCTTTTATCGGCCTGCGTCCTCATCTCAACCCGCATCCGCCTGCCGCGCCCACGGCAGTGGCAAAAGGCGATATCAGCGCGCTGACCGCCGATCGTCAGGTCGCCGGCTACCTGCGCCAGCATCAGCGCCTGCCGGATTACTATCTGACCAAGGCGCAGGCGCGTCGTCAGGGCTGGGAGCCGGCAAAGGGCAATCTCTGCCAGGCGCTGCCGGGGCGCGCCATCGGCGGCGATCGCTTTGCCAATCGTGAGGGCGGGCTGCCCGCGCGCGCCGGGCGCAGCTGGTATGAGGCGGACGTTAACTACCGTTGCGGCCGCCGCAGCAGCGATCGGCTGCTCTATTCCAGCGATGGCCTGATCTACCTGACCACCGATCATTACCGCACTTTTCAACGTCTGGAGTAA
- a CDS encoding helix-turn-helix transcriptional regulator: MTNATRSDIQEKSNHRLLGEFLRSRRESLDPVRLGLPRLRHRRTPGLRREEVAQLADVGVTWYTWLEQGREIKASAKTLSAIAAALQCNEAETQHLFRLAGQVWSAGSAGKACERLSAHTRIMLDSLNPLPAVVQNQRFDIMGHNQAWARLMNVDVETLPEEERNCMWLAFNHAGWRSAVADWHEVMPQMVGMFRAQMGEHLGDPVWEGFLERLLASSAEFRDTWQRYELRSIENRVKYFCHPQAGRLALRQNNWWSAPRNGDRLMVYMPDDEASARALQLITSSD; this comes from the coding sequence ATGACCAACGCCACCCGTAGTGACATCCAGGAAAAATCAAACCATCGTCTGCTGGGCGAGTTTTTGCGCAGCCGTCGTGAAAGCCTCGATCCGGTACGGCTGGGGCTGCCGCGCCTGCGCCATCGTCGGACGCCGGGGCTGAGACGTGAAGAGGTGGCGCAGCTGGCCGATGTCGGCGTCACCTGGTATACCTGGCTGGAGCAGGGGCGGGAGATTAAAGCCTCAGCGAAAACCCTGTCGGCGATCGCGGCGGCGTTACAGTGTAACGAGGCGGAAACCCAGCATCTGTTCCGTCTTGCAGGCCAGGTTTGGTCGGCCGGCAGCGCGGGGAAAGCGTGCGAACGCCTTTCGGCGCATACGCGCATCATGCTGGACAGCCTTAATCCGCTGCCGGCGGTGGTGCAAAACCAGCGTTTCGACATTATGGGCCACAACCAGGCCTGGGCGCGCCTGATGAATGTTGATGTAGAGACGCTGCCGGAAGAGGAGCGCAACTGCATGTGGCTGGCGTTTAACCACGCCGGCTGGCGCAGCGCCGTGGCGGACTGGCACGAAGTGATGCCGCAAATGGTCGGGATGTTTCGTGCGCAGATGGGCGAGCATCTGGGCGATCCTGTCTGGGAAGGTTTTCTTGAACGGCTGCTGGCCAGCTCCGCCGAGTTCCGCGATACCTGGCAGCGTTACGAACTGCGCAGCATTGAAAACCGGGTCAAATATTTCTGTCACCCGCAGGCGGGCCGGCTGGCGCTGCGCCAGAACAACTGGTGGTCTGCGCCGCGCAACGGCGATCGGCTGATGGTCTATATGCCGGACGATGAGGCCAGCGCCCGTGCGCTGCAGCTGATCACCTCTTCAGACTAA
- a CDS encoding virulence factor SrfC family protein: protein MKAVTLKQQASPFSQQVEEMNSGIDRALAWIDSQRTQSSRLDMEADGLKLSLRRGKYQLRQMQRAQPGESAIGFYGLSQAGKASLLQALVGDAQGRLTTQLAGKALDYLTHINPGNQDYGMATRFSHLYDVEDAARPLSLSLLSEAEMTRMVLMAFLLQPKGDSEAKTLEARLEHLQRLRQPQPVNGLASEELVALWDFSRRQDSGRAALLNRHFWPQACELAPWLSVDDRAQLFALLWNDDETLTALWRQLAHTLHALHHAPRVQAPLSLLVDESLLPAELLFSNAAATLNGAQERLVEVVPCVADRGVRPVPLSLAELQLLTLEVLIPLSTPPRQALFDQVEAIDIPGYGAALDEETRDEQAQAAKRHPLAARLMRARRALFLEFYGERQGLDRLLVCTAASERQDASLVGRMLTQWLKTMQRGDGDRPSAQKPVLIWAVTRFDGRYLQKANIDEAVQRQTGVAGSDWGSMLAQDAGGIERMAAWLQAEVKPLERLARLKERLQRLRLELGDRLLANWAQPVNDLQQKQQIADNLLKALQTRTGLHGELLERLQPSREQLRAIYLLPQQQQQAAAGAQSVQSAPNLPSSHFGIGFEFDLFSSQPDPTLASEAEEASPDSDSLFAHNVQRYWIHHLRSLPENDGLLSLLGVSKGTLQMLVEELITASFRLDVAGSLLRTLTEHEAANAPREGKVDRQVSRALTVLGDFVAWLGFLKRDAQTRPDSRVNRGHKIFAQPQTPAVSFGAAQRLTRLSAAPANTTAFYIYDWLVGLNTLIVENNGYAGGSDIDDAARLPLQQALTLIQS from the coding sequence ATGAAAGCCGTTACGCTGAAACAGCAGGCCTCGCCCTTCAGCCAGCAGGTTGAGGAAATGAACAGCGGCATCGATCGGGCGTTGGCCTGGATCGACAGCCAGCGCACGCAGTCGTCGCGTCTCGATATGGAAGCGGATGGCCTGAAACTTTCTTTGCGTCGCGGTAAATATCAGCTGCGCCAGATGCAGCGCGCGCAGCCCGGCGAAAGCGCCATCGGCTTTTATGGCCTGTCGCAGGCGGGCAAAGCATCGCTGCTGCAGGCGCTGGTCGGCGATGCGCAGGGCCGCCTGACCACCCAGCTGGCGGGCAAGGCGCTCGACTACCTGACCCATATCAATCCCGGCAATCAGGATTACGGCATGGCGACCCGTTTCAGCCACCTGTATGACGTGGAAGATGCCGCCAGGCCGCTGTCGCTGTCGCTGCTGAGCGAAGCGGAAATGACGCGCATGGTGCTGATGGCCTTTCTGCTGCAGCCGAAAGGCGACAGCGAGGCGAAAACCCTTGAGGCGCGGCTGGAGCATCTGCAGCGTCTGCGGCAGCCGCAGCCGGTTAACGGCCTCGCCAGCGAAGAGCTGGTGGCGCTGTGGGATTTTAGCCGCCGTCAGGATAGCGGCCGCGCGGCGCTGCTGAATCGCCACTTCTGGCCGCAGGCGTGCGAACTGGCGCCCTGGCTGAGCGTGGATGACCGCGCCCAGCTGTTTGCGCTGCTGTGGAATGATGATGAGACCCTGACCGCGCTCTGGCGTCAGCTGGCGCATACCCTGCACGCTCTGCATCATGCGCCGCGCGTGCAGGCACCGCTCTCACTGTTAGTGGATGAATCGCTGCTGCCCGCCGAACTGCTGTTCAGCAACGCGGCGGCCACGCTCAATGGCGCGCAGGAGCGCCTGGTGGAAGTGGTGCCCTGCGTCGCCGATCGCGGCGTGCGTCCGGTGCCGCTGTCGCTGGCGGAGCTGCAGCTGCTGACGCTGGAGGTGCTGATCCCGCTCTCGACGCCGCCGCGTCAGGCGCTGTTCGACCAGGTGGAGGCAATAGATATTCCCGGCTACGGCGCCGCGCTGGATGAAGAGACGCGCGACGAGCAAGCGCAGGCAGCGAAGCGCCATCCGCTGGCGGCACGTCTGATGCGCGCCCGACGCGCGCTGTTTCTGGAGTTTTACGGTGAGCGCCAGGGGCTGGATCGCCTGCTGGTCTGCACTGCCGCCAGCGAGCGTCAGGACGCCAGCCTGGTAGGCCGTATGCTGACCCAGTGGCTGAAGACCATGCAGCGCGGCGACGGCGACAGGCCGAGCGCGCAAAAACCGGTGCTGATCTGGGCGGTTACGCGCTTCGATGGCCGTTATCTGCAGAAGGCGAATATCGACGAAGCCGTGCAGCGGCAAACCGGCGTCGCCGGTAGCGACTGGGGTTCGATGCTGGCGCAGGATGCGGGTGGCATCGAACGTATGGCCGCCTGGCTGCAGGCGGAGGTAAAGCCGCTGGAGCGGCTGGCGCGCCTGAAAGAACGTTTACAGCGTCTGCGGCTGGAACTGGGCGATCGCCTGCTGGCCAACTGGGCGCAGCCGGTCAATGATCTGCAACAGAAGCAGCAGATCGCCGATAACCTGCTGAAGGCGCTGCAAACCCGTACCGGGCTGCATGGAGAACTGCTGGAGCGGCTGCAGCCTTCGCGCGAGCAGCTGCGCGCCATCTATCTGCTGCCGCAACAGCAGCAGCAGGCTGCCGCCGGCGCGCAAAGCGTGCAGAGCGCGCCGAATCTGCCCAGCAGCCATTTCGGCATCGGCTTTGAATTCGACCTGTTCAGTAGCCAGCCCGACCCGACGCTGGCCAGCGAGGCCGAAGAGGCTTCGCCCGACAGCGACAGCCTGTTCGCCCATAACGTGCAGCGCTACTGGATCCATCATCTGCGCAGCCTGCCGGAAAACGATGGCCTGCTGTCGCTGCTCGGCGTCAGCAAGGGCACGCTGCAGATGCTGGTTGAAGAGCTGATTACCGCCAGCTTCCGTCTTGATGTCGCCGGCAGCCTGCTGCGCACCCTGACCGAACATGAGGCGGCTAACGCCCCGCGCGAAGGCAAGGTAGATCGTCAGGTCTCGCGCGCGCTGACGGTGCTGGGCGATTTTGTCGCCTGGCTCGGCTTCCTGAAGCGTGACGCGCAGACGCGTCCCGACAGCCGCGTTAACCGCGGCCACAAGATTTTCGCGCAGCCGCAAACCCCGGCTGTCAGCTTCGGCGCAGCGCAGCGCCTGACGCGGCTTTCCGCCGCGCCGGCCAACACCACCGCATTTTATATTTATGACTGGCTGGTTGGGCTGAACACGCTGATTGTGGAAAATAACGGCTATGCGGGCGGCAGCGATATCGACGACGCGGCGCGCCTGCCGCTGCAGCAGGCGCTGACGCTGATCCAGTCGTAA
- a CDS encoding barstar family protein, which produces MRFDFSIIACRTDFYRCFAAQSGVGDHFGANLDALWDALTGDIALPARIVLCHAPSPDQSGELAAIFDLLEEAQQTLQGALALHYC; this is translated from the coding sequence ATGCGCTTTGATTTTTCCATCATCGCCTGTCGTACCGACTTCTATCGCTGTTTTGCCGCACAGAGCGGCGTCGGCGACCATTTTGGCGCCAACCTTGATGCGCTCTGGGATGCGCTGACCGGTGACATCGCGCTGCCGGCGCGTATTGTGCTGTGTCATGCGCCGTCGCCCGATCAAAGCGGCGAGCTGGCGGCGATTTTTGACCTGCTGGAAGAGGCGCAGCAAACGCTGCAGGGCGCGCTGGCGCTGCATTATTGCTGA
- a CDS encoding MFS transporter has product MAVLAAPVSQETGWSQQWIYGALSLAILISGLLAPLSGRIIARTGGRAMLAASGAVIAAGLTLIGLSHALWLFLLAWAVIGVGMAMGLYDALFATLGTLYGGAARRAITSITLISGFCTTLVWPFCAFLIAWLGWRHACFAYAALLLCSVLPAYRFALPPGGGQKAPTGRAQQPGGQALPGRLFWLLCAIFTLASVIMTAISVQLIALLQAQGYSLAGALAVSAVLGPCQVASRVVDIAFKRGHPIWTALFSVGLVALGLLMLTLFPHLAIASMLIYGAGNGLRAIVRGTLPLVLVSAQDYARVTGRMARPALIGQALTPLVGGWLFHSFGAQATLLTLCALALLNVLLTLLLRAQLPRDRAPA; this is encoded by the coding sequence ATGGCGGTACTGGCTGCGCCGGTTAGCCAGGAAACCGGCTGGTCGCAGCAGTGGATCTACGGCGCGCTGTCGCTGGCGATCCTGATTTCCGGACTGCTGGCGCCGTTAAGCGGACGCATTATCGCCCGTACCGGCGGGCGCGCCATGCTGGCCGCCAGCGGCGCGGTGATCGCCGCCGGGCTAACGCTGATTGGGCTAAGCCATGCGCTGTGGCTGTTTCTGCTGGCATGGGCGGTTATCGGCGTCGGGATGGCGATGGGGCTGTATGATGCGCTGTTCGCCACGCTCGGCACGCTTTACGGCGGTGCGGCGCGGCGCGCCATCACCAGCATCACGCTGATTTCCGGCTTCTGCACTACGCTGGTCTGGCCGTTTTGCGCCTTTTTGATTGCCTGGCTGGGCTGGCGTCACGCCTGCTTCGCCTATGCCGCGCTGCTGCTCTGCAGCGTGCTTCCCGCTTATCGGTTCGCGCTGCCGCCGGGCGGCGGCCAGAAGGCGCCGACGGGCCGAGCGCAACAGCCGGGCGGACAGGCGCTGCCGGGGCGCTTGTTCTGGCTGCTGTGCGCCATTTTCACCCTGGCATCGGTGATCATGACCGCCATCTCAGTGCAGCTGATCGCGCTGCTGCAGGCGCAGGGCTATTCGCTGGCCGGCGCGCTGGCGGTCAGTGCGGTGCTGGGACCGTGTCAGGTGGCGTCGCGCGTGGTGGATATCGCCTTTAAGCGTGGACATCCGATCTGGACCGCGCTTTTCTCCGTGGGGCTGGTCGCGCTGGGGCTGCTGATGCTGACGCTGTTTCCGCATCTGGCGATCGCCAGCATGCTGATTTACGGCGCGGGCAACGGCCTGCGCGCCATCGTGCGCGGCACGCTGCCGCTGGTGTTGGTCAGCGCGCAGGATTACGCTCGGGTTACCGGCCGGATGGCGCGTCCGGCGCTGATTGGTCAGGCGCTGACGCCGCTGGTCGGCGGCTGGCTTTTCCACTCGTTTGGCGCGCAGGCAACGCTGTTGACGCTGTGCGCGCTGGCGCTATTGAATGTGCTGCTGACGCTGCTGCTCAGGGCGCAGCTGCCGCGCGATCGGGCGCCCGCATGA
- a CDS encoding sugar transporter: MQTPVSRKTAWLRVVLLAVAAFIFNTTEFVPVGLLSDIAASFSMKTPEVGVMLTIYAWVVALMSLPLMLATRNMERRLLLTGIFLIFFLSHILSLMAWSFWVLVASRVGIALSHAVFWSITASLAIRVAPAGKKTQALSMLATGTALAMVLGVPIGRIIGQYLGWRITFGMIGASALVLMLMLIKLLPKLPSEHTGSLSSVPMLFKRPALVSMYLLVTLVVTAHYTAYSYIEPFMQIIASQGENFTTFLLLIFGSAGIVGSIIFSVLGNKFPSALLLSAIGLITICMGLLLFAAVHPFAVSVLCIVWGMGMMTIGLAMQVRVLSLAPDATDVAMSLFSGIYNIGIGAGALLGNQVSLHFKMADVGNVGAIIGLLALFWCIFIFRRYPQLRSNG; encoded by the coding sequence ATGCAAACACCTGTATCCCGTAAAACGGCCTGGCTACGCGTTGTCCTGCTGGCTGTGGCAGCTTTTATTTTTAACACCACCGAGTTTGTGCCGGTGGGCCTGCTTTCCGATATTGCCGCCTCGTTTTCGATGAAAACGCCAGAAGTTGGCGTCATGTTGACGATTTATGCCTGGGTGGTAGCGCTGATGTCGCTGCCGCTAATGCTGGCGACGCGCAATATGGAGCGTCGCCTGCTGCTGACCGGTATTTTCCTGATTTTTTTCCTGAGCCATATTCTGTCGCTGATGGCGTGGAGCTTTTGGGTCCTGGTCGCCTCGCGCGTCGGCATCGCCTTATCGCACGCCGTGTTCTGGTCGATCACCGCCTCGCTGGCGATCCGTGTCGCGCCCGCCGGCAAAAAAACGCAGGCGCTGAGTATGCTGGCGACCGGCACCGCGCTGGCGATGGTGTTAGGCGTTCCGATTGGCCGCATCATTGGGCAGTATCTGGGCTGGCGTATCACCTTCGGCATGATTGGTGCCTCGGCGCTGGTACTGATGCTGATGCTGATCAAGCTGCTGCCGAAGCTGCCCAGCGAGCATACCGGTTCGCTCAGCAGCGTGCCGATGCTGTTTAAGCGCCCGGCGCTGGTCAGCATGTATCTGCTGGTGACGCTGGTGGTAACAGCGCACTATACCGCCTACAGCTATATCGAGCCGTTTATGCAGATCATCGCCTCACAGGGCGAGAACTTCACCACTTTCCTGCTGCTGATCTTTGGCTCGGCGGGTATTGTGGGCAGCATTATCTTCAGCGTGCTGGGTAATAAGTTCCCTTCCGCACTGCTGCTGAGCGCTATCGGGTTGATTACGATCTGCATGGGGCTGCTGCTGTTCGCGGCGGTGCATCCGTTTGCGGTATCGGTGCTGTGCATTGTCTGGGGCATGGGCATGATGACCATCGGCCTGGCGATGCAGGTGCGCGTGCTGTCGCTGGCGCCGGACGCCACCGACGTGGCGATGTCGCTGTTTTCTGGTATCTATAATATCGGCATCGGCGCTGGCGCACTGCTCGGCAACCAGGTCAGCCTGCACTTTAAGATGGCGGACGTAGGCAACGTCGGGGCTATTATCGGCCTGCTGGCGCTGTTCTGGTGCATCTTTATCTTCCGTCGTTATCCGCAGCTGCGCAGCAATGGCTGA
- a CDS encoding RrF2 family transcriptional regulator — MLDYRFPTALQMVLSVAMAEQSGKRSTSAILAYGLEANPSFIRKLMVPLTRDGIIVSTLGRTGSIHLGRPADQITLRDIYVSVIEDKKIWASRPEVPARCVVSANACWYFKAIAEEAEEASLKVLARRTVADALEELKTRDTSGCEAVPEPEPEISCKKSR, encoded by the coding sequence ATGTTAGATTACCGCTTCCCGACAGCTCTGCAGATGGTCTTAAGCGTAGCGATGGCGGAGCAGTCGGGTAAACGTTCCACCAGCGCCATACTGGCGTACGGGCTGGAAGCGAACCCCAGCTTTATTCGTAAGCTGATGGTGCCGCTCACGCGCGACGGCATCATTGTCTCTACCTTAGGCCGTACCGGCTCTATCCATCTTGGCCGTCCCGCCGATCAGATTACCCTGCGCGATATTTATGTTTCGGTAATTGAAGATAAGAAAATCTGGGCGTCGCGCCCGGAAGTGCCGGCGCGCTGCGTGGTGAGCGCCAACGCCTGCTGGTACTTTAAGGCGATAGCCGAAGAGGCGGAAGAGGCCTCGCTGAAAGTGCTGGCCAGGCGCACCGTTGCAGATGCGCTGGAGGAGCTAAAAACGCGAGATACCAGCGGCTGCGAGGCGGTGCCCGAGCCGGAGCCGGAAATCAGCTGTAAAAAGAGCCGCTAA